The DNA window GTAGCCCAGACTGGAGTAGGGTGGTTCTGAGAAGGGTCCGAGAAGGGAATGACTGAAGCAAGCTGAACGGGATTAAAATCCTGGGCCTGCGTGTGAGACGCGGTAGTTCTGGCTGGAGAAGCCTGAGACTGACTGGAATCAACAGCAGGACGATCAGGAGTGACAATTGTTTCCTGTTCAGCAGAAAGCGAGCTCTGTGCTGTCTCCTTGACTGAAGCCGGGTGAAAGGTTGGAGCAGTTGGATTCACAGAAAACCCACCGCGGATGGGAGCCTGTAGGCCTCGAGTCGAGGATGCAGGGCGCTGAGCAGGTTGGCTGCTGGTTGCGAGAGGAGGGTGGGCAGTAGATCGCTGCCTTCTGTGGTTGTTGACGCGATTTCCAGTAGCAGTACTGGTGAGGTTGGTCGTCTGGCTTCGTGGCAGCCGAGGTCCTCGAGTTGACGAAGTTGACCGTTGTCCTTGGCTGCGAGTTGGAGTTTGAGCGTTGGCATGAGCTCGCCACTGAAGGGGGTTGGAAGGAACTTGAGTCGGATGCTGAGGACTGATACTGGCGGGGCGTAAGAAAGGCAGGTTTTCCGTGCAAGGAGCAGATCCCATAAGCAGATGACTCTGCTGAGTCGTCGAGGTGAAGCCAGCATGCGAGTCATTTCTCAGAGCATGTCTCTCATCCGGTGCCACCGGTCTgagaggaggagggatgTATGGCTGATGATAATCGGCGTGAGGTCTGTTGTAAGGATTTGTGAATGCAGGAGCATGGGATGGAGGAAAGTAGTGCGGCCCGTAGCTGGGATGACCCATCGGTCCATATGGCGGCATAGGCCAAGGATAATAAGGACCATATCCAGGAGCAGAAGGGGGTGCAGTCTGGCCGTGGTAGTACGGGAAGCACGGGGGCCACATGCCTACGGCATTATCACCCCCCGTGAGGTTAGTCACTGGTGCCGGCTGGCTACGGCCAGAGGACTGGCTCGTAGTAGGGGGAGCGAGCATCGTAGTGATTGCGGTAATAGATATGTGAGGGGGAAAGCGGAAGGTGGAAGGGAAGCCGCTGTGGAAGCAGTGAGGGTGTGTGTATTAAAAGAGTGGCTATGGAAGAAAACAATGAGAATAAGCGAGCCCGAAATGACAGGCACAGCACAATCGTCACAGGCGATATTCTTTCCCGTGCCTGCCAGACGCCAGATGCTTCCAGCATCAGAGCTAGAGCAAACAGCTCAAGGGCCAGAATCAGAAACCCCAGCTAACTTTAGATGTCTCACCTATACTGCTAAAGAGCAGGTGACCTGTCTCCGATAAACATAGTTGTTGCACATCTCACCAATTCCGCTAGAGATGCAGTCCCGGAAAGGCTTACGAGCATTCGGGTTGCAGCATTCGGTAGGTATTCGGTACAATACTCTAGATGCCCCTGACAGTCCAGTTTGCATCTTGAATCTCATCAGCCCAGTTGTATATAGCTTAATGGCACACCCTCCGATCAGACTGGTCTCATTGGAATCAGGGTACTCTTCAATGACTATACAATTTTGTCGGCATCTGCCATTTGCCAAGGCAAATGGAGAGCACATTCATCATGGCAATTTTGCCTGCTTGTTAAACAATGGTATCTCTCTCAGCATCCAAAGCATCTCTGTGCTTTACATCATGGATCTGATGACTGGAGCCACATATTTTTTGATCATTCGTGGATGGAAGTGGATGGGAATGGATGTTTGAGATGGTTGAAGGAAGGACGGAAAGGGAGCAGGATTTATTTATATGGGCTACAGGCAGCATACCTGTCAAATCCAGCCAGTGAGCGGTGCATATGTGCGACGGTATTTCATGGTCGTGATGGGGTTTGAAGGTGGTGAATCGGGAAGTGATGTCGTTCACGCAATACGGGATGCCGAGTGCGGGGTCGGCATGCCGAGTCACCACAGTGAGCAGCCCGAAAAGTGCATCTAAAGGAACATTTAATATACGAACAGACATCTCATTTATCATGTCATTCTGATTATCTACTAATTCAGATACGAGTACATATATCAACGCATTAAAATCAGATCTCGCAGGCCAAATATCCACGTTGCTCTTGGATTAGAATCCACCTCGCTGGTTACCAGCAGTGTTCGGGTTCTCGTAATCCGAGCTGCGAACGCGCGGATCAAGCTTGTTCAGCAGGCTGGAGCTGTGCGGACCGGAAGTCCGTCGCTTGCCGCTGGAGCCAGAGGCAGCCGCATTACCGGCGGAGAAGCTCCCCTGCTGGCCAGTCTGGCTGTTGAGATCCTGCTCAGCGCGATTATCCATCTGGTTGGCCGTGGAGCGCGTGTTGTAGGCCTTCGAGCCGCTATCTCCAGTCGTCCCTCCGCTGGTGCCATAGTCGCGAGCGGTGGTGCCGTAGGTGTCGCCACCGGTCTGGCGAGATCCAGTGGTTCCTCCATAGCCGCGGTTGCCTGACCAAGGGAATTAGTATCTATGCCCACGACGTACAGGTTAGATTTCTTACCGAGCTCGCTGTCCATCTTGCTGCCCGTCTTCGAATCGGTCATGCCACTTTTCACGTTGCTCGATCCATAACCGCCCGTGGTACCCGAGCCATAGGTGTCGGCGCCAGAACCGTAGCTTCCGGTTCCAGCCTGCGATCCATAATTGCTCGAATCCATCGTGGAGGAGTTGTAGTCACTCATACCCTTGCGGGAGTCATGGGTGCCAGAGCCGTAGCCGCTGGATCCAAAAGTATCGCCGGTCTGCTTCTGGGTGCTAGAGCCGTAGCCACTGGATCCAAAAGTGTCGCTGGTCTGCTTCTGGGTGCTAGAGCCGTAGCCGCTGGATCCAAGAGTGTCGCCGGTGTACTTCTGGGTGCCAGAGCCATAGTCACTAGAGTCATAGTTGCTAGGATCCATCGTGGAGCCACCCATGCCCTGGCGGGAGTCCTGCATGCCCGAGCCATAGCCGCTTGATCCAAGAGTGTCGCTGGTGTGCTTTTGGGTGCCAGAGCCGTAGCCGCTGGATCCAAGAGTGTCATAGCCACTGGATCCAAGAGTGTCACCGGTGTTCTTCTGGGTGCCAGAGCCGTAGCCACTAGATCCAAGAGTATCGCTAGTGTTCTTCTGGGTGCCAGAGCCGTAGCCGCTGGATCCAAAAGTGTCGCCGGTCTGCTTCTGGGTGCTAGAGCCATAGCCACTAGATCCAAGAGTGTCGCCGGTCTGCTTCTGGGTGCTAGAGCCATAGCCACTAGATCCAAGAGTGTCGCCGGTGTGCTTCTGGGTGCTAGAGCCATAGCCACTAGATCCAAGAGTGTCGCCGGTGTGCTTCTGGGTTCCAGAGCCATAGCCGCTAGATCCATGCTTGCTTGAGTCCATGGTAGACGAGCCCAGAGTGTCGCGAGCCTGCTGGGTATTACCAGAGCCGTAACCGCTGGAACCGTACTTGCCGGAATCCATCGTGGATCCAAGATTGTCGCCCATCTGGGATTCGTGGGTGCCCGAGCCATAGGTATCTAAAGAATGTCAGTCGTGTTATTAAACCGGATGCCCAATTGCACATACCACCCATTCTGCCAGAGCCATAGGCATCTGAGCCCAGATTCGACGAGCCGTGGGTATTGCCCGACCCCTTAGTGGCATCATTGTAGCCACTCGAGCCATAGTTCTTTGTCGAGCCATACGTATCACGACCGGTATCACGAGCCTCTGTTTACTGATTAATTGCTGCCCAATTGCATGACCGAGAGAACTGACCGTTCATGGACGTTCTGTTGGGATCATACGAGTCCTGCTTGGACGAGGACTGCTGGTTCTCCGACTCATGATGGCCACTTAAGGCATCCTTGACTTTGTGCATCAGATTCGACATGATAAAGAATTGTAATCAAATTTCTCAGAATGATGGGTACATGTGAAGACCTGTAGTTTCTAGAAGAATGTCCATTCAGGCTTTATATGTCCCCCTTCCCCATCGACTGTCGTCCGCCATCGCCAGATGCATGCTCGCGGGACTCAGTGACGCCATAACGCGGGGAGTACAAGAGAATAAGCCAGTCAGAGAGCAATGTCCAAGCTCTCTTCCGCTCCATTGTCTGTCATGACGTGCGCGAAGTAGAATGGGGTACGAAGTCGTAGAGCCGTTAATGTCATCGATCGTCATGATCCAGACCAGAGCGCAATCCCACAGCGCCACTTCAAGGGTGCATTCACGCACGCTGAGAGCTTAGGGAGCTCCCAGGCGTAACCAGGGTCCTTGGCCGGCGATATCCACGGGTTCGTCATGTATTGTTCTGCTTCGAGAGCTGGGAGCTGCTCGTTACGATCCCTGATCTAGAGACGACAGTAGCCCACGAAGAGTTTTGACTTTAAATCGAACCCGCCAGCCATCATACAGTAGACGGTGGTCGGGCTGCAGGGCACTTCTAGAAGTTCGGCGGCGGATCCGGAAGTCGAACCAGACTGTAGTACGTCATGGCTGATTGTACCGATTTCCGCCCAGACCATGCCCTCTCCCCCCATTGTCGGGGAATCAcaacggcggtggtggtctgtCAGTGGTGGTCTGTCGTATGCACACAGTCGCAAGGAGCAACCCTGTTCGTATTCCATCATTCGCCGTGGCAGTCGTCAATGGCTCCGCATCCAGGACCTTGCAAAGAGCGGTCGACTGACAGGGGTCCGTAAAATGTGGGATAACATGATCGGCGGACCAGTCAATCAAGCATCACCGCCTTTCTGTATGTGTCGAGGCGATGTTGACTGTTGACAGCTCCTTCGGCTGGTGTCGATCGGTGAGCTGATTATCTttgctgcctcaggctgATTCCTTCGACGCCTCTGGTTACGTAATCCTTCGTCGCTCGGCCTCCCCTTCTCCACCTGCTCTCACTCCTTCTCCCATCGCCGTCATCCTTCCCCCCCCTCCACTCCCCTGATATCCCTTTTCCTGCGCTGTCGTGGGTCGGCAAGAGCGTATTTTTGGTTTCGGTTTGACCGGCCACGGTGCTGCTCATTGTTCTCGATGAGGTGTCTTTCCGCTCTCCGACCGTGGCATAGGTCATAAGACTCAGCCCATCAGCACTGTGGTACGAGGCATCACCCGGCATCGCTTTCCGTCTTGTTTGTTGCCTGTCGAATCCTCTCCCATCATAAATTGTTGCTTTGACAGTCTCTCTTGTTGTCAAATATGCGGCCGCCACGCCTGATCCCCGTCCTCTTCTGCCTACTGTTCCTCCCCATCTTCCTcactttcttctcggcaCTGTCGTCACCCCGTGTCACAACCCCCAATACGTTCGCCGGTCGGACGTCTGGCCTCCATgctctcttctccttcaacgTCCCGTCCTCGCTCTTCCCGCCATCCGCCATCATCAGTCTCACCGATGACaactcgaccttcttcttggcccGACCTGCTGCGTTCGGCCCGATACTGCCTGGCAAAGGTTTGAGTGGCCAGCTATGGGTGGGTAGTGGCTTCGGCGAGGGCAATCTGGTTTCCGCGGAAGGAGAGTTGGGCTGCTCCGATATCCCCGGCTGGGGCGAAGGCGCCAACCCCAAGAAGCAGGACGGATCTTCCAGGGGCTCCGAGCAGGGTTCCAGTAAGTCCGGCGGTATCACGGCGAACGACCCATCCGCCCCGCAAAACCGTGCTCGGTCAGCGCCGCAGCCCGATACCGCTCTGCAGAACAGCAGGAACGACGCCACTCCTCACCCATCGCTGAACGACGGCACTGACGATCATTTGCATCATCCACTACCGGAATCTGGCGTTCCAGATCCTAGAGTGACGGAGAAGTATGGAGATTATGTTCAAGGCCAACCAGCAGCGCACGCGGACATTCAATCCCTACAGGAGACGGCTGAGATTCAGGGCAAAGTCGTGTTGCTGAGCCGAGGTGGCTGTGGgttcctggagaaggccaagtGGGCTCAGCGTCGGGGAGGCATTGCGCTGATTGTCGGCGATGATACACGCGGTGGAAACTTGGTCACCATGTATGCGCGAGGCGATACGTCCAACGTGACCATCCCAGCTCTGTTTACATCTCACACGACCGCCCACCTCCTTTCGTCACTCATCCCAGGTCATTCTGGCAGTGCAGCGAGCCTAGATGATGTGTTGAGGTCATCTCAGGCGAAGCTTGACAGTCAAACCAATAACGGCAAGCCGCGGACAACGACTACGACCATGCCCTCTATGCCCAGCCCCACATCGACTCGTCATTCAACGGCAGAGGAGCGAGCTTCCTCTGCTGCCAAACCGAGCAACGGGTTCTTCCGCACACTGGGTCATTTCTTGGGGCTATGCAGTGACCATGGCACTTCGCTCGAAGACAGTCGACGTCCACCAAGCAGCGGCAACATTGACTGGATGATGCTCGGCTCAGGTATCAAGGGCGGAGCCGCGGACAAGTCAAAAGGCTCGGTCGAATCCAATCGCAATCGGCTTAAATCAGAAGCCTCATCAGCCAGCACGGGTCTGTTATCCGATAACATTGACGGTGATGGTTTCGTCATAGGGGTTCAAGATTGGAGAGACCCCGACTTGATGCCTGCCCGGAGCAACACGCAGCTGAATCCCAGCAGTGCTGTGACTGGACCGGATAGCACCAAGTCTTCGTCCGAGAAGGATGCGAGCAGCACACCAAACCTCCTGCAAGGTGGCAGCATCACTCCGGGAAGCGGTGAATATCAAAGCATTGACAGGTCTAGCGGCAACACCCATGATTCGAATGAGAAAGGCCCAAGAAAAGAAGTCCCTGCCGCCGGCGGAGAGTCTAGAGGCAAGGGCTGGTTTTCTAGCCACTTCGGATGGGGCGAGAATGAGGGTCACGATCCTCagccatctctctctccgtctcaCCAGTTCAGTCTCGCGGTGGAGCAGAAAACTCAGAATAACGTACATTCCTTGAATCGTCCGAGTGTTCAGGCCGCGGAACATGAGGGCCTCTGGGTCACTTTGACCCCCACTAGCATGTCTACAAGCCCTTTCTTCGATACCCTCCTTGTGCTTGTCGTCAGTCCGCTGTTGACATTGACGGTGGTTTATGTCCTTTTGTTGCTCCGATCGCGAATTCGGCGTCGCAGGTGGCGCGCGCCGAAATCGGTTGTCGAACGCCTCCCTGTTCGCACTTACCACACGATCTCGAGGACGTCTTCGTCTGACAGCTCCCCACGGCCATCAAGCCCCGGCTCCGCGTCTGCAACATCCCCTCTTCTGACAAGTTGCGCGgattctcctcgtccacggccCCAAGCGACTTTGGGAGGCATGCTTAATGGACCCGACGTGCCCAATCAGGAGAAATTGGCGAGCGTGCAGAGTGGGTCGACGCTATGGCGCCGCAAGTATACGGGCAGGCAGATTGAGTGTGTCGTGTGTTTGGAGGAATACATTGATGGACAAAGCAGAGTGATGAGCTTACCGTGTGGCCATGAGTTTCATGCGGAGTGCATGTAAGTGGCTTGAGCTACATACTTTTATAACATCTTACTAACCCTCCTCTCACAGCACCCCCTGGCTAACAACTCGCCGACGAACCTGCCCGATCTGCAAAGGGGATGTTGTCCGGTCTCTGACAAACGGTCAATCCGACGAGTCTGGCGATGGAGCACACCAAAACGACCACTTGGCCGAGCTGCAGTCCCGGGACGGTGCATCCTCGGCTCCAGTTCTGATTGCAGGTGCCAACGATGACCATGATTCTGACACGGAGCAACACGCAGGGGCCGACGAAGGCCTTTTGGATGGTCATTCCACATCCGCGCCTCAGTCTAGCTGGAGGAACTTTGCCTCGTTTAGCTTCTCGACGCTCAGTGGGGACACCATCTGGCACCAGGCCCGCGCAGATCGGAACCGTTAAATACCCTCGAATTTCTCTCGATATCTCCTTATTCACTCTTTCCATGCCCCTCTCTTCTCCACTTCTTATATGGGAGTtcattttctctttccttgACGCATGCTCTATTAGCGATCgtttcccttttttttttcctttaTGACGTGAATTGTGGGCGTTGGGTGGCTACACTCGGAGTGCTGGACGGTTGCAAAGCATCTGCGACTTACTGTTGATGGACGCGGCTGGGAATATACCGCAGATCAATCgttttctcctcttttcttctgcaccCGATGGACGCTGAAATGGATACcattgctttttcttttttggacTGCTTGACTTTGATCCATACCGTGTGCTCGAGGgctttttttccttctcgggTTTCAGTTACCTAACCTAGCTTATGCAATGCCACTATAGATCATCGCTTTGTCTCCGAGCTTGATCCTACTCCTAACCGTCCCGCAAATTCTGTTCTATACGCTCAAGAGATTGAGAGAGAAAGATCCAATAACTAGGTGTGATGACAATCTTACAACAGCGGTGTGAGTCTGACTTGGGGACGAGTACAATCGGGGATGTCTTGAGTATCACGTAGGAAACACGCTAAACCCAATCCATTCCTGGGTTATGTAGACTCTTCGCCAGCTCCCATTATTGCAAGGTTCTTTTGCCAGCTTCCGGCTCAAGTCCATCCTCTGCTAAATAACATGTGTGGACAAATTCTTTCCGACCCATAGTGCGCAATAGACGGCCTTTGCAGTGCCTTCTAGATAAGCAGCTAGAGAGTGAAACATCTAGACACTAGAGCGGCCGATCCTTTCCACTTCTGTCCATCCAAGATGCACTGGGCGGAGCAAGTCACCAAGTTGGGCTTACGGGTAATACGCCCAGACAGACATGCAGGTCAAGGAGTGCGGCTGAGCACAAGCCACTTAACATGTCGTCTTCGTACTTTAAATTCATTTACCCTTTCCTGTACCCGTTTACGATTTTCTGCGGTCCACTGAATCTTAGGGCCTTTCGTCTCACTGAACGACATCATGGTCTCAACCGGGCACTTAGTGATCTGTTTGATCACTTTAGGCCTAATTGCGATTCTGCGGTGGGCTTTCATAGGAAGCAAGATAGTGAATCTCCCCCCAGGACCGAAAGGCAAACCTATCATCGGCAATCTGCTGGACCTTCCCTCACCAGGTGTTCAGGAATGGCAACATTGGCTGAAACACAAAGATCTCTATGGTATTGTGTCCCTCATTCGTACTCTTTGGCCAATTCGGCGACAAGACTAAGCCCTCCGCATAGGCCCCCTCAGTTCCATCACAGTTCTgggcaagaccatcatcataATTAACGATAGAGATCTGGCATTCAAGATATTAGAAAAGAATTCCGCAAAACATTCTTCCCGGCCACGGCTTGTCTTTGCCGATGAATTGTATGTTGATTGAGTTCCGTTGCCTCGCGACACAATACTCCCTCGCGAGTATCGAAATTTAACCGGCAATTATAGGGCTGGATGGGGCAAGCTGGCGTCGAGTCAAGACAATacgcctcttcttcgagcCTATCGTCGAGCAATCACGAAAGTTATCGGAAGCCGAGAATCCGCATCCAAATTCGATGGCCTGCTTGAATTGGAGGCCCGAAGATTTACATGCCGCGTATTGCGCACGCCCGAGAAATTCATCGAGCACAACAGGACGTGAGTTTCCGCCGACATCTCGCTTGCAGGAATCGATTTGCTTATTTCGCCTGAAACGGCAGCGCTGCTGGTGCTTTCATTTTGAACGTCACATACGGCTACAACATCGAGCCACATGGCGAAGACCCATTAGTAAACCTAGCCAATCTCGCACTGAAGCAATTTTCAGAGGCCACCGTTCCGGGGGCATGGTTAGTCGATTTGGTCCCAGCATGTAAGACTTTTGAATGAGCGGCTTGAATTCAGACCCCGCATGTCTGACTGGCATCTCAGTGAAATATATCCCAGAGTGGATGCCGGGGGCAAACTTCCAGCGAGTGGCTCGGGATCACTTTCAGACTCTCACGAGACTTTTGGAGAATCCAGTCGCATTCACAAAATTTCAGATGAACCGTGGCGAGGATCGACAGTCCATCGTATCGAGGCTGCTCAAACaaggagaggatgaagaaatAGTCAAGTGGTCAGCCTTAGCCATGTATGGCGGGGGATCCGATACGGTATGTTCCCAATAATCTACAATAGTCGGTTGACCTATATTTATACGTCTTCTTTGCCCAACATTTAGACCGTTGGAGTTCTTGAAGGATTTTTCCTGGCAATGGTGCTGTTTCCGGATGTTCAACGCAAAGCTCAAGCCGAAATGGACGATCTGTTCGGTAAGCCGACTTTGCCAACAGCGGCTGACCGAGAAAGGCTACCCTATGTGAATGCCATCGTCAAGGAAGCCCTCAGATGGCACACCGTCGCACCTTTTGCAATCCCTCATCGAAcagacgaagatgatgttATAAACGGTTTCTTGATCCCCAAAAATGCAATTCTCTTACCCAACGTTTGGTATTTCTGGCACCTGTTACATTGAATTTATTTGTGCAATCTAACTTATATCTAGGTTTTTCAACAATGAATCCGCTATTTATCCTAACCCGCGGGAATTCCAACCTGAACGGTTCCTTTCA is part of the Penicillium psychrofluorescens genome assembly, chromosome: 4 genome and encodes:
- a CDS encoding uncharacterized protein (ID:PFLUO_006967-T1.cds;~source:funannotate), whose amino-acid sequence is MSNLMHKVKDALSGHHESENQQSSSKQDSYDPNRTSMNEARDTGRDTYGSTKNYGSSGYNDATKGSGNTHGSSNLGSDAYGSGRMGDTYGSGTHESQMGDNLGSTMDSGKYGSSGYGSGNTQQARDTLGSSTMDSSKHGSSGYGSGTQKHTGDTLGSSGYGSSTQKHTGDTLGSSGYGSSTQKQTGDTLGSSGYGSSTQKQTGDTFGSSGYGSGTQKNTSDTLGSSGYGSGTQKNTGDTLGSSGYDTLGSSGYGSGTQKHTSDTLGSSGYGSGMQDSRQGMGGSTMDPSNYDSSDYGSGTQKYTGDTLGSSGYGSSTQKQTSDTFGSSGYGSSTQKQTGDTFGSSGYGSGTHDSRKGMSDYNSSTMDSSNYGSQAGTGSYGSGADTYGSGTTGGYGSSNVKSGMTDSKTGSKMDSELGNRGYGGTTGSRQTGGDTYGTTARDYGTSGGTTGDSGSKAYNTRSTANQMDNRAEQDLNSQTGQQGSFSAGNAAASGSSGKRRTSGPHSSSLLNKLDPRVRSSDYENPNTAGNQRGGF
- a CDS encoding uncharacterized protein (ID:PFLUO_006968-T1.cds;~source:funannotate), encoding MRPPRLIPVLFCLLFLPIFLTFFSALSSPRVTTPNTFAGRTSGLHALFSFNVPSSLFPPSAIISLTDDNSTFFLARPAAFGPILPGKGLSGQLWVGSGFGEGNLVSAEGELGCSDIPGWGEGANPKKQDGSSRGSEQGSSKSGGITANDPSAPQNRARSAPQPDTALQNSRNDATPHPSLNDGTDDHLHHPLPESGVPDPRVTEKYGDYVQGQPAAHADIQSLQETAEIQGKVVLLSRGGCGFLEKAKWAQRRGGIALIVGDDTRGGNLVTMYARGDTSNVTIPALFTSHTTAHLLSSLIPGHSGSAASLDDVLRSSQAKLDSQTNNGKPRTTTTTMPSMPSPTSTRHSTAEERASSAAKPSNGFFRTLGHFLGLCSDHGTSLEDSRRPPSSGNIDWMMLGSGIKGGAADKSKGSVESNRNRLKSEASSASTGLLSDNIDGDGFVIGVQDWRDPDLMPARSNTQLNPSSAVTGPDSTKSSSEKDASSTPNLLQGGSITPGSGEYQSIDRSSGNTHDSNEKGPRKEVPAAGGESRGKGWFSSHFGWGENEGHDPQPSLSPSHQFSLAVEQKTQNNVHSLNRPSVQAAEHEGLWVTLTPTSMSTSPFFDTLLVLVVSPLLTLTVVYVLLLLRSRIRRRRWRAPKSVVERLPVRTYHTISRTSSSDSSPRPSSPGSASATSPLLTSCADSPRPRPQATLGGMLNGPDVPNQEKLASVQSGSTLWRRKYTGRQIECVVCLEEYIDGQSRVMSLPCGHEFHAECITPWLTTRRRTCPICKGDVVRSLTNGQSDESGDGAHQNDHLAELQSRDGASSAPVLIAGANDDHDSDTEQHAGADEGLLDGHSTSAPQSSWRNFASFSFSTLSGDTIWHQARADRNR
- a CDS encoding uncharacterized protein (ID:PFLUO_006969-T1.cds;~source:funannotate) is translated as MPGANFQRVARDHFQTLTRLLENPVAFTKFQMNRGEDRQSIVSRLLKQGEDEEIVKWSALAMYGGGSDTTVGVLEGFFLAMVLFPDVQRKAQAEMDDLFGKPTLPTAADRERLPYVNAIVKEALRWHTVAPFAIPHRTDEDDVINGFLIPKNAILLPNVWFFNNESAIYPNPREFQPERFLSSKPTLEPGDVSFGFGRRVCPGRLVAETSIFLMIAHTLAVFDIKKPIGDNGREFEPDVGFTPGILSHPVSFAATFTPRSQEHEQLIVDFEKAHPFVKGDSAILANALQTT